In one Kitasatospora cineracea genomic region, the following are encoded:
- a CDS encoding penicillin acylase family protein, with the protein MPRSKKFRRARLIMILLAVLLIAGLVGGGWWAVDTVRSSFPQVSGTVKVAGMSAPVDVVRDDKGIPQLYADTDADLFRAQGYVQAQDRFWEMDVRRHITSGRLSEMFGSSTVEQDTFLRTMGWRQVAEKEWNNQLSDDTKRNLTAYTEGVNAWLAEHPGGAGASLEYALLGTVNSGYKPEKWDPIDSVAWLKAMAWSLSGNMQEEIDRSLLTQDFSTEQIEQLYPAYPYDRNGTIVKTGKLSADGTYTPGEGATVPQLPGSAAAVDSSQARAASQALMGDLSQQVSALPQLLGPQGQGIGSNSWVVAGANTTTGLPMLANDPHLGPGMPSIWYQMGLHCRTVSATCGYDTAGYTFAGMPGVVIGHNKDVAWGFTNLGADVTDLYLEKVTGPDTYLYDGKDTKFAVRKETIKVAGGDDRTITVRTTQDGMPLISDQSSEEQKVGQYAPAGNAAPDRAAGYAVALRWTALVPGKTMDAVFELDRATDFTSFRAAAKDFAVPAQNLIYADTKGNIGYQAPGLIPVRGKKGDGRYPAPGWDPAYAWNSSYLPFKSLPYAYNPPEGYIVTANQAVVDQSYKPVLTTDWEYGTRAKEIGDLIQAKLKNGGKISLDDMQSMQLDNTSVMAKELVPLLLKVKIDDPYVREAQDLLKDWNYHQDADSAAAAYYNGVWRALLTLAFGQKFPADLRVEGDCLLVRQKRDNTLPDDALGGAAQAVTECGTRKAAQAQPDGGDRWTEVVRKLLADPKSPWWDYIDSDHQQQHGLDSLLAEALKDARQDLTSRLSKDISTWSWGRLHQLTLQEQTLGTDNSSIASGLVHKLLNRGPYKLSGGSAAVDATGWNAAAGYDVDWIPSMRMVVDLSDFDSSRWINVGGASGHAFHPNYNDQTSLWASGQLLPWAYSKDAVAKAGKNTLTLTN; encoded by the coding sequence ATGCCCCGCTCGAAGAAGTTCCGGCGCGCACGTCTGATCATGATCCTGCTCGCCGTGCTGCTGATCGCGGGCCTGGTCGGCGGCGGCTGGTGGGCCGTGGACACCGTCCGCTCCTCCTTCCCGCAGGTCAGCGGCACCGTCAAGGTGGCCGGCATGTCCGCCCCGGTGGACGTGGTCCGCGACGACAAGGGCATCCCGCAGCTCTACGCCGACACCGACGCCGACCTGTTCCGCGCCCAGGGCTACGTGCAGGCCCAGGACCGGTTCTGGGAGATGGACGTCCGACGGCACATCACCTCCGGCCGGCTCTCCGAGATGTTCGGCTCCTCCACGGTCGAGCAGGACACCTTCCTGCGGACCATGGGCTGGCGCCAGGTCGCCGAGAAGGAGTGGAACAACCAGCTCTCCGACGACACCAAGCGGAACCTGACCGCCTACACCGAGGGCGTCAACGCCTGGCTCGCCGAACACCCCGGCGGCGCCGGCGCCTCGCTCGAGTACGCGCTGCTCGGCACGGTCAACTCCGGCTACAAGCCCGAGAAGTGGGACCCGATCGACTCGGTGGCCTGGCTCAAGGCGATGGCCTGGAGCCTGTCCGGCAACATGCAGGAGGAGATCGACCGCTCGCTGCTCACCCAGGACTTCAGCACCGAGCAGATCGAGCAGCTCTACCCGGCGTACCCGTACGACCGCAACGGCACCATCGTGAAGACCGGCAAGCTCTCCGCCGACGGCACCTACACCCCCGGCGAGGGCGCCACCGTGCCCCAGCTGCCCGGCTCCGCCGCCGCGGTCGACAGCTCGCAGGCCCGCGCCGCGAGCCAGGCCCTGATGGGCGACCTGTCCCAGCAGGTCTCCGCGCTGCCCCAGCTGCTCGGCCCGCAGGGCCAGGGCATCGGCTCCAACTCCTGGGTGGTGGCCGGCGCCAACACCACCACCGGCCTGCCGATGCTGGCCAACGACCCGCACCTCGGCCCCGGCATGCCGTCCATCTGGTACCAGATGGGCCTGCACTGCCGCACCGTCTCCGCCACCTGCGGCTACGACACCGCCGGCTACACCTTCGCCGGCATGCCCGGCGTCGTCATCGGCCACAACAAGGACGTCGCCTGGGGCTTCACCAACCTCGGCGCCGACGTCACCGACCTGTACCTGGAGAAGGTCACCGGCCCGGACACCTACCTCTACGACGGCAAGGACACCAAGTTCGCCGTCCGCAAGGAGACCATCAAGGTGGCCGGCGGCGACGACCGCACCATCACCGTCCGCACCACCCAGGACGGCATGCCGCTGATCTCCGACCAGTCCTCCGAGGAGCAGAAGGTCGGCCAGTACGCCCCCGCCGGCAACGCCGCCCCCGACCGGGCGGCCGGCTACGCCGTCGCCCTGCGCTGGACCGCGCTCGTCCCCGGCAAGACCATGGACGCCGTCTTCGAGCTCGACCGGGCCACCGACTTCACCTCCTTCCGGGCCGCCGCCAAGGACTTCGCCGTCCCCGCGCAGAACCTCATCTACGCCGACACCAAGGGCAACATCGGCTACCAGGCCCCCGGCCTGATCCCGGTCCGCGGCAAGAAGGGCGACGGCCGCTACCCCGCCCCCGGCTGGGACCCGGCCTACGCCTGGAACAGCAGCTACCTGCCGTTCAAGTCGCTGCCCTACGCGTACAACCCGCCCGAGGGCTACATCGTCACGGCCAACCAGGCCGTCGTCGACCAGAGCTACAAGCCGGTCCTCACCACCGACTGGGAGTACGGCACCCGGGCCAAGGAGATCGGCGACCTGATCCAGGCCAAGCTCAAGAACGGCGGCAAGATCTCGCTGGACGACATGCAGTCCATGCAGCTCGACAACACCAGCGTGATGGCCAAGGAACTCGTCCCGCTGCTGCTCAAGGTCAAGATCGACGACCCCTACGTGCGCGAGGCCCAGGACCTGCTCAAGGACTGGAACTACCACCAGGACGCCGACTCGGCCGCCGCCGCCTACTACAACGGCGTCTGGCGGGCCCTGCTCACCCTGGCCTTCGGCCAGAAGTTCCCCGCCGACCTCCGGGTCGAGGGCGACTGCCTGCTGGTCCGCCAGAAGCGCGACAACACCCTGCCCGACGACGCCCTCGGCGGCGCCGCGCAGGCCGTCACCGAGTGCGGCACCCGCAAGGCCGCCCAGGCCCAGCCGGACGGCGGCGACCGCTGGACCGAGGTCGTCCGCAAGCTGCTCGCCGACCCCAAGTCGCCCTGGTGGGACTACATCGACTCCGACCACCAGCAGCAGCACGGACTCGACAGCCTGCTCGCCGAAGCGCTCAAGGACGCCCGCCAGGACCTCACCTCGCGCCTCAGCAAGGACATCTCCACCTGGAGCTGGGGCCGCCTGCACCAGCTCACCCTGCAGGAGCAGACCCTCGGCACCGACAACTCCTCGATCGCCTCCGGCCTCGTCCACAAGCTGCTCAACCGGGGCCCCTACAAGCTCTCCGGCGGCAGCGCCGCCGTCGACGCTACCGGCTGGAACGCCGCCGCCGGCTACGACGTCGACTGGATCCCCTCCATGCGGATGGTCGTCGACCTCAGCGACTTCGACTCCTCCCGCTGGATCAACGTCGGCGGCGCCTCCGGCCACGCCTTCCACCCCAACTACAACGACCAGACCTCGCTCTGGGCCTCCGGTCAACTCCTGCCCTGGGCCTACAGCAAGGACGCGGTCGCCAAGGCGGGCAAGAACACCCTGACCCTGACCAACTGA
- a CDS encoding potassium/proton antiporter produces the protein MTVDHLNTLLLESAVVLLFAVVAVRISTRSGLPSLLIYLGIGVALGQNGLGMSFNNAELTQVMGYAALVVILAEGGLKTSWQAIRPVVPAAAVLATLGVAVSVFVTAAGAHWLVGLEWRTALLLGAIVSSTDAAAVFSVLRMVPLPKRLTGLLEAESGFNDAPVVILVVAFATTGELDPWYVLVGTIVVELAIGAAVGYAVGRLGAYAVRRVALPSSGLYPIAVLALIVLAYAGGALLHASGFLAAYIASVILGNSKLPHGPAVRGFADGLAWIGQIGMFVLLGLLVTPASMGSALVPGLVAGAVLVFVARPLSVLLTMTPFRVPWQEQALLSWAGLRGAVPIVLATIPLVAGATDAQQLFNVVFILVVVFTLLQGPTLPLVAKWLKIGEGDIGQDLGIESAPLEKLHGHLLSVQLSPGSRMSGVEVSELRLPKGAAVTLVVREGASFVPDRMTVLREGDELLVVTTEEVSGAAERRLRAVDRGGKLAGWLHNAEALPAGTRRTPSNGRKKNG, from the coding sequence GTGACCGTTGACCACCTGAACACCCTGCTGCTCGAGTCCGCCGTGGTCCTGCTGTTCGCCGTCGTGGCGGTGCGGATCTCCACCCGCTCGGGGCTGCCCTCCCTGCTGATCTACCTCGGGATCGGCGTCGCGCTGGGTCAGAACGGCCTCGGCATGAGCTTCAACAACGCCGAGCTCACCCAGGTGATGGGCTACGCCGCCCTGGTGGTCATCCTCGCCGAGGGCGGGCTCAAGACCAGCTGGCAGGCCATCAGGCCGGTGGTCCCGGCCGCCGCCGTGCTGGCCACCCTCGGCGTCGCGGTCTCGGTGTTCGTCACCGCCGCCGGCGCGCACTGGCTGGTCGGCCTGGAGTGGCGCACCGCGCTGCTGCTCGGCGCGATCGTCTCCTCCACCGACGCCGCGGCGGTCTTCTCGGTGCTGCGGATGGTGCCGCTGCCCAAGCGGCTGACCGGCCTGCTGGAGGCCGAGTCCGGCTTCAACGACGCGCCCGTGGTGATCCTGGTGGTCGCCTTCGCCACCACCGGCGAGCTCGACCCCTGGTACGTGCTGGTGGGCACCATCGTCGTCGAGCTGGCGATCGGCGCGGCCGTCGGCTACGCGGTCGGCCGGCTCGGCGCGTACGCGGTGCGCCGGGTCGCGCTGCCCTCCTCCGGCCTGTACCCGATCGCGGTGCTGGCGCTGATCGTGCTCGCCTACGCGGGCGGCGCGCTGCTGCACGCCTCCGGCTTCCTGGCCGCGTACATCGCCTCGGTGATCCTCGGGAACTCCAAGCTGCCGCACGGCCCCGCGGTGCGCGGCTTCGCCGACGGGCTGGCCTGGATCGGGCAGATCGGCATGTTCGTGCTGCTCGGCCTGCTGGTGACGCCCGCCAGCATGGGCTCGGCCCTGGTGCCGGGCCTGGTGGCCGGGGCGGTGCTGGTGTTCGTCGCCCGGCCGCTGTCGGTGCTGCTGACCATGACGCCGTTCCGGGTGCCCTGGCAGGAGCAGGCGCTGCTGTCCTGGGCCGGGCTGCGCGGCGCGGTGCCGATCGTGCTCGCCACCATCCCGCTGGTGGCAGGCGCCACCGACGCCCAGCAGCTGTTCAACGTGGTCTTCATCCTGGTCGTGGTCTTCACCCTGCTCCAGGGTCCGACCCTGCCGCTGGTCGCCAAGTGGCTGAAGATCGGCGAGGGCGACATCGGCCAGGACCTGGGCATCGAGTCCGCGCCGCTGGAGAAGCTGCACGGCCACCTGCTCTCCGTCCAGCTCTCCCCCGGCTCCCGGATGTCCGGCGTCGAGGTCTCCGAACTGCGGCTGCCCAAGGGCGCCGCCGTCACCCTGGTGGTCCGCGAGGGCGCCAGCTTCGTGCCGGACCGGATGACGGTGCTGCGCGAGGGCGACGAACTGCTGGTGGTCACCACCGAGGAGGTCTCCGGGGCCGCCGAACGCCGGCTGCGCGCCGTCGACCGCGGCGGCAAGCTCGCCGGGTGGCTGCACAACGCGGAGGCGCTGCCCGCAGGCACCCGGAGGACGCCTTCCAACGGAAGGAAGAAGAACGGCTGA
- the mscL gene encoding large conductance mechanosensitive channel protein MscL, producing MKGFKEFLLRGNVVDLAVAVVIGAAFTTVINAVVKGVINPLVGVFGTKDLSAYKSCLKGPCEVDAAGNVTSGVYILWGSVLSAALTFLITAAVVYFLLILPMNHYMRKRKSLEEEALETEEKEVVLLTEIRDALVRRG from the coding sequence ATGAAAGGCTTCAAGGAATTCCTGCTCCGCGGAAACGTGGTGGACCTGGCCGTCGCCGTCGTCATCGGCGCGGCCTTCACCACCGTCATCAACGCGGTCGTCAAGGGCGTGATCAACCCGCTGGTCGGCGTTTTCGGCACCAAGGACCTGTCCGCCTACAAGTCCTGCCTCAAGGGCCCCTGCGAGGTGGACGCCGCCGGGAACGTCACCTCGGGCGTCTACATCCTCTGGGGCTCGGTGCTGAGCGCCGCGCTCACCTTCCTGATCACCGCCGCCGTCGTGTACTTCCTGCTGATCCTGCCGATGAACCACTACATGCGGAAGCGCAAGTCGTTGGAGGAGGAGGCCCTGGAGACCGAGGAGAAGGAGGTCGTCCTGCTCACCGAGATCCGCGACGCGCTGGTGCGCCGCGGCTGA
- a CDS encoding 5-formyltetrahydrofolate cyclo-ligase encodes MTADRLSNDKAALRSRLLAERRALGGPERAAAAAALAGHAAALVPPGGTVAAYVSVGAEPGTRPLLRALAGAGVRVLLPVLLPDNDLDWARYEDDERLAPAARGLLEPVGPRLGPDAVLGADVVLLPGLAVDLRGTRLGRGGGSYDRVLARLTRAGARPLLATLLYPAELLPAVPAEPHDLPVHAVVTPDGVTRFGE; translated from the coding sequence GTGACTGCGGATCGGTTGTCCAACGACAAGGCGGCGTTGAGGTCACGCCTGCTCGCCGAACGGCGGGCGCTCGGCGGTCCGGAGCGCGCCGCCGCGGCCGCGGCCCTGGCCGGGCACGCCGCCGCGCTGGTCCCGCCGGGCGGCACCGTCGCCGCGTACGTCTCGGTCGGCGCGGAGCCGGGGACCCGCCCGCTGCTGCGCGCCCTCGCCGGTGCCGGTGTCCGGGTGCTGCTGCCGGTGCTGCTGCCCGACAACGACCTGGACTGGGCCCGGTACGAGGACGACGAGCGGCTCGCTCCCGCCGCCCGCGGCCTGCTCGAACCCGTCGGCCCCCGGCTCGGCCCCGACGCCGTCCTCGGCGCGGACGTCGTGCTGCTCCCCGGCCTGGCCGTCGACCTCCGCGGCACCCGGCTGGGCCGCGGCGGCGGCTCCTACGACCGGGTCCTGGCCCGTCTCACCCGGGCCGGCGCCCGCCCGCTGCTGGCCACCCTGCTCTACCCGGCCGAACTGCTGCCCGCGGTCCCGGCCGAGCCGCACGACCTGCCGGTGCACGCGGTGGTGACCCCGGACGGCGTGACGCGCTTCGGGGAGTGA
- a CDS encoding MFS transporter produces the protein MAARRPVDDTTSHGPRGTGYGALLRTPRAWTFLLPALVARLPYAMLSLGIVLLVHDTTGSYGLAGAVAAAAAVSQALIGPQTGRLADRYGQAAVLVPAVVVHACAVAALIVLARAGAPEWTLFLAAAPAGASVPQVGAMVRARWVHRLGERPALMNTAFAFESVTDEFTFVIGPMLATGIATLVDPSAGLAAEATLTLLGGLAFAARRDTAPAPTGPAAPGDRRASALSSPGVRLLAGAFLGLGTVFGTLQVSITAFAEDAGSGGLSGLVYGLFATGSMVAGVLYGLVPWRSSARQRMVACYALLVLGCSTLWAMPNLVALTVAGLFCGLAIAPTLITGFTLVETLVSDGAKTEAFTWLTGSIGLGLALGSTAAGQLIDRSGPSLGFTVALAGSGLGLVALVTMRRLLLVPAPATRTVARGGAVREEAAPAARRG, from the coding sequence GTGGCGGCGCGCCGACCGGTCGACGACACCACCTCCCACGGCCCCCGCGGCACCGGCTACGGAGCGCTGCTGCGCACCCCCCGGGCCTGGACCTTCCTGCTCCCCGCCCTGGTCGCCCGGCTGCCGTACGCCATGCTCAGCCTCGGCATCGTGCTGCTGGTGCACGACACCACCGGCTCCTACGGCCTGGCCGGCGCGGTCGCCGCGGCCGCCGCCGTCTCGCAGGCCCTGATCGGCCCGCAGACCGGACGGCTCGCCGACCGGTACGGCCAGGCCGCCGTACTGGTGCCCGCCGTGGTCGTGCACGCCTGCGCGGTCGCCGCGCTGATCGTGCTGGCCCGTGCCGGGGCCCCCGAGTGGACGCTGTTCCTGGCCGCCGCGCCGGCCGGTGCCTCGGTGCCGCAGGTCGGCGCGATGGTCCGGGCCCGCTGGGTGCACCGGCTGGGCGAACGGCCCGCCCTGATGAACACCGCCTTCGCCTTCGAGTCCGTCACCGACGAGTTCACCTTCGTCATCGGCCCGATGCTGGCCACCGGCATCGCCACCCTGGTCGACCCGTCCGCCGGACTCGCCGCCGAGGCCACCCTCACCCTGCTGGGCGGCCTGGCCTTCGCCGCCCGCCGGGACACCGCGCCCGCGCCCACCGGCCCCGCCGCCCCCGGCGACCGCCGCGCCTCCGCCCTCTCCTCCCCCGGCGTCCGGCTGCTGGCCGGAGCCTTCCTCGGCCTGGGCACCGTCTTCGGCACCCTGCAGGTCTCGATCACCGCCTTCGCCGAGGACGCCGGCTCCGGCGGGCTCAGCGGCCTGGTCTACGGACTGTTCGCCACCGGCTCGATGGTGGCGGGCGTGCTCTACGGCCTGGTCCCGTGGCGCAGCAGCGCCCGGCAGCGGATGGTCGCCTGCTACGCGCTGCTGGTGCTCGGCTGCTCCACCCTGTGGGCGATGCCCAACCTGGTCGCGCTGACCGTGGCGGGCCTGTTCTGCGGCCTGGCCATCGCCCCCACCCTGATCACCGGCTTCACCCTGGTGGAGACCCTGGTCTCGGACGGCGCCAAGACCGAGGCGTTCACCTGGCTGACCGGCTCGATCGGCCTCGGCCTGGCCCTCGGCTCCACCGCCGCCGGACAGCTGATCGACCGCTCCGGACCCTCGCTCGGCTTCACCGTCGCCCTGGCCGGCTCCGGTCTCGGCCTGGTGGCGCTCGTCACGATGCGCCGCCTGCTGCTCGTTCCGGCCCCCGCGACCCGTACCGTGGCACGGGGAGGAGCGGTCCGCGAGGAGGCGGCACCGGCCGCCCGACGCGGCTGA
- a CDS encoding FmdB family zinc ribbon protein, which translates to MPTYQYQCTECGNGLEAVQKFSDDALTTCPDCQGKLRKVFSAVGVVFKGSGFYRTDSRSSSSSSVGSSSASSTSSTSSTSSSSSSSGSSGSSAASTAKSSSGSSSGSASTAS; encoded by the coding sequence GTGCCCACGTACCAGTACCAGTGCACCGAGTGCGGCAACGGCCTCGAGGCGGTGCAGAAGTTCAGCGACGACGCGCTGACCACGTGCCCCGACTGCCAGGGGAAGCTCCGCAAGGTCTTCTCGGCCGTGGGCGTGGTCTTCAAGGGCTCCGGCTTCTACCGCACCGACAGCCGCTCCAGCTCCAGCAGCTCGGTGGGCTCGTCGTCGGCCTCGTCGACTTCCTCGACCTCCTCCACGTCCTCTTCCTCTTCCTCGTCGGGCTCCTCGGGTTCCTCCGCCGCCTCGACGGCGAAGAGCAGCTCCGGCTCCTCCTCCGGCTCCGCGTCCACCGCGAGCTGA
- a CDS encoding DUF397 domain-containing protein, protein MTCIDLSSARWTKSSHSGNGGNCVEFAPEFTATHGLVPVRDSKDPQGPALLFTETAFAAFVTAVKSGRFAMG, encoded by the coding sequence ATGACCTGCATCGACCTGTCCAGCGCCCGTTGGACGAAGAGCAGCCACAGCGGAAATGGCGGCAACTGCGTCGAGTTCGCGCCCGAGTTCACCGCCACCCACGGCCTCGTCCCGGTCCGCGACTCCAAGGACCCCCAGGGCCCCGCCCTGCTCTTCACCGAGACCGCCTTCGCCGCCTTCGTCACCGCGGTCAAGTCCGGCCGCTTCGCCATGGGCTAG
- a CDS encoding DUF6247 family protein, which produces MEDALSTAAHHAEELIPRPSKSPAALKAALAVVAPNLLPKMQDNLEKAFNRAAELDSLTPVHAFLVHWATIVEIERFPETARTYRRSLYLAQQAETPEEAREHLAVSGGILRAATAAIQE; this is translated from the coding sequence TTGGAGGACGCGTTGAGCACGGCAGCACACCATGCCGAGGAACTGATCCCGAGGCCCTCGAAGTCCCCGGCCGCGCTGAAGGCCGCCCTTGCGGTCGTGGCGCCGAACCTCCTGCCGAAGATGCAGGACAACCTGGAGAAGGCGTTCAACCGGGCCGCCGAGTTGGACAGCCTCACACCGGTGCACGCGTTCCTCGTGCACTGGGCGACGATCGTCGAGATCGAGCGCTTCCCGGAGACGGCGCGCACGTACCGCCGGAGCCTCTACCTCGCCCAACAGGCCGAAACCCCGGAGGAAGCCCGCGAACACCTTGCGGTGTCCGGTGGGATCCTCCGTGCGGCCACGGCGGCGATCCAGGAATGA
- a CDS encoding DUF397 domain-containing protein: MTRIDLPRARWVKSSYSSDGGECVEFAPEFTATHGLVPVRDSKDPQGPALLFTETAFTAFVTAVKSGRFDAN, translated from the coding sequence ATGACCCGCATCGACCTCCCCCGTGCTCGATGGGTGAAGAGCAGCTACAGCTCCGACGGCGGAGAATGCGTCGAGTTCGCGCCCGAGTTCACCGCCACCCACGGCCTCGTCCCGGTCCGCGACTCCAAGGACCCCCAGGGCCCCGCCCTGCTCTTCACCGAAACCGCCTTCACCGCCTTCGTCACTGCGGTCAAGTCCGGCCGCTTCGACGCCAACTGA
- a CDS encoding helix-turn-helix domain-containing protein, giving the protein METGNEVDVVTSPALRFGRELARSRAARDWSQVRLAKQMGYTNGYISLIERGKRALTFTFAVKADEVFGTGSRFQELWRLYSNASLVEGFTEYVEAEARCRVLRTFQLGVVPGQLQTPAYASALAMAAAQRGDITAAQAEARVSFLLNRQQIFRRPTAPLVHAVLDEGCIRRIVGGPAVMAAQLAHLETLAASPRVVLQIAPFTLGEWAPFRMSVVLLTLPDRSMLGYAESLARGHVERSRETVASWSKRYDRLLVESLPTAASLAMIRTARKELS; this is encoded by the coding sequence ATGGAAACTGGCAACGAAGTTGATGTGGTGACATCTCCCGCCCTGCGCTTCGGCCGGGAACTTGCCAGGTCAAGGGCGGCCCGCGACTGGTCACAGGTCAGGCTGGCCAAACAGATGGGCTACACGAACGGCTACATCTCGCTCATCGAACGAGGTAAGCGGGCACTAACTTTTACTTTCGCAGTCAAGGCCGACGAGGTGTTCGGCACCGGCTCGCGCTTCCAGGAGCTCTGGCGGCTGTACTCGAACGCGAGTCTGGTGGAGGGGTTCACGGAGTACGTCGAGGCCGAGGCCAGGTGCCGGGTGCTCCGTACTTTCCAGCTGGGCGTCGTTCCGGGACAGCTCCAGACTCCTGCCTACGCTTCGGCCTTGGCCATGGCGGCGGCACAGCGCGGAGACATCACCGCGGCCCAGGCGGAGGCCCGGGTCTCCTTCCTGCTGAACCGCCAGCAGATCTTTCGACGCCCCACCGCGCCGCTCGTCCACGCGGTGCTGGACGAGGGGTGCATCCGCCGGATCGTCGGCGGGCCGGCCGTGATGGCGGCTCAGCTCGCCCACCTGGAGACCCTGGCCGCAAGCCCCCGCGTCGTGCTGCAGATCGCTCCGTTCACGCTGGGCGAGTGGGCCCCGTTCAGGATGTCGGTGGTCCTCCTGACGCTTCCCGATCGGTCGATGCTCGGCTACGCGGAGTCCCTGGCCCGAGGCCATGTGGAGCGGAGCCGGGAGACCGTCGCGTCCTGGTCCAAGCGCTACGATCGGCTCCTGGTGGAGTCCCTCCCAACGGCCGCTTCACTAGCCATGATCCGAACTGCGCGGAAGGAACTCTCATGA
- the galU gene encoding UTP--glucose-1-phosphate uridylyltransferase GalU, translating into MTNTHARQPVTKAVVPAAGLGTRFLPATKATPKEMLPVVDKPAIQYVVEEAAAAGLSDILMVTGRNKRALEDHFDRAYELEELLSRKGDQERLRRVQESVQLASMHYVRQGDPKGLGHAVSVAEQHVAGQPFAVLLGDDLIDPRDPLLARMIEVQQELGGSVVALMEVDPAQIHLYGCAAVKANGFGEDVFQVTDLVEKPDTADAPSNYAVIGRYVLDPAVFDVLRETPPGRGGEIQLTDALRELATRDETSGGPVHGVLFKGRRYDTGDRADYLRAIVRLAAERDDLGPEFRTWLRQFVATEMQG; encoded by the coding sequence ATGACGAACACGCACGCCCGCCAGCCGGTCACCAAGGCCGTCGTCCCGGCCGCCGGCCTCGGCACCAGGTTCCTCCCCGCCACCAAGGCCACGCCCAAGGAGATGCTCCCGGTCGTCGACAAGCCGGCCATCCAGTACGTCGTCGAGGAGGCCGCCGCCGCGGGCCTGTCCGACATACTGATGGTCACCGGTCGCAACAAGCGTGCTCTGGAAGACCACTTCGACCGCGCCTACGAGCTGGAGGAGCTGCTCAGCCGCAAGGGCGACCAGGAGCGGCTGCGCCGGGTGCAGGAGTCCGTGCAGCTCGCCAGCATGCACTACGTCCGCCAGGGCGACCCCAAGGGCCTCGGCCACGCCGTCTCGGTCGCCGAACAGCACGTCGCCGGGCAGCCGTTCGCCGTCCTGCTGGGCGACGACCTGATTGACCCGCGCGACCCGCTGCTGGCCCGGATGATCGAGGTCCAGCAGGAACTCGGCGGCTCCGTCGTCGCGTTGATGGAGGTCGACCCCGCGCAGATCCACCTGTACGGCTGCGCCGCCGTCAAGGCCAACGGCTTCGGCGAGGACGTCTTCCAGGTGACCGACCTGGTGGAGAAGCCCGACACCGCCGACGCCCCGTCCAACTACGCCGTCATCGGCCGCTACGTCCTCGACCCGGCGGTCTTCGACGTGCTGCGCGAGACCCCGCCCGGCCGCGGCGGCGAGATCCAGCTGACCGACGCGCTGCGCGAGCTGGCCACCCGCGACGAGACCAGCGGCGGCCCGGTGCACGGCGTGCTGTTCAAGGGCCGCCGCTACGACACCGGCGACCGCGCCGACTACCTGCGGGCGATCGTCCGGCTGGCCGCCGAGCGCGACGACCTCGGCCCCGAGTTCCGCACCTGGCTGCGGCAGTTCGTGGCCACCGAGATGCAGGGCTGA
- a CDS encoding GGDEF domain-containing protein, translating into MPTPLLLQALAALGAAAPAAAGVLALRRRRDRVEQGGREAELLAKIAELAEERDELVRTASCDPLTGVWNYRHLQLTLDREIERARRAEATAIDPRPLAVLLLEVDGFDAVVAEHGRTRANAMLRDLAQRLAMEIRGCDTLGRYGGEEFLALLPDTGPEGAAQVAERLCWSVRRHRLTDRHPGESAAPDARSGLTAAVGLAVLPRDGAHAALLLRAADRALAAARAAGGDCWRSTEQLTNEPAGPNASSTPGMVSSGPGGTTLTPHATTVGPGPTGDRPQ; encoded by the coding sequence ATGCCCACCCCGCTCCTGCTCCAGGCCCTGGCCGCGCTCGGCGCGGCCGCCCCGGCCGCCGCCGGCGTCCTCGCGCTGCGCCGCCGCCGGGACCGGGTCGAACAGGGCGGCCGGGAGGCGGAACTTCTGGCGAAGATCGCGGAACTGGCGGAGGAACGGGACGAACTGGTGCGCACCGCCTCCTGCGACCCGCTGACCGGCGTGTGGAACTACCGCCACCTCCAGCTCACCCTGGACCGCGAGATCGAACGCGCCCGCCGGGCCGAGGCCACCGCGATCGACCCCCGCCCGCTGGCCGTGCTGCTGCTGGAGGTCGACGGCTTCGACGCGGTGGTCGCCGAGCACGGCCGGACCCGCGCCAACGCGATGCTCCGCGACCTCGCCCAGCGCCTGGCGATGGAGATCCGCGGCTGCGACACCCTGGGACGTTACGGCGGCGAGGAGTTCCTCGCCCTGCTGCCGGACACCGGCCCGGAGGGCGCCGCGCAGGTCGCCGAGCGGCTCTGCTGGTCGGTGCGCCGCCACCGGCTGACGGACCGCCACCCCGGCGAGAGCGCCGCCCCGGACGCCCGCAGCGGCCTCACCGCCGCCGTCGGCCTGGCCGTGCTGCCCCGCGACGGCGCGCACGCCGCGCTGCTGCTGCGGGCCGCCGACCGCGCCCTGGCCGCCGCCCGCGCCGCGGGCGGCGACTGCTGGCGCTCCACCGAGCAGCTCACGAACGAACCGGCCGGTCCGAACGCTTCGTCGACGCCCGGTATGGTGTCTTCCGGCCCCGGCGGGACAACCCTCACCCCGCATGCGACCACCGTCGGCCCGGGCCCGACAGGTGACAGGCCCCAATAA